A window of the Pseudomonas sp. B21_DOA genome harbors these coding sequences:
- the kdpC gene encoding potassium-transporting ATPase subunit KdpC translates to MSTMIRPALTLLALMTLITGVAYPLAVTGIAQVAFPDQANGSLIHDADGKVRGSSLIAQDFSGDNWFHPRPSAGAFATVASGASNLAPSNPALATRVIEDAQKQQVAGQGPVPLALLTTSASGLDPHLPPAAIAYQLARVAAARNLPVSTLQQLLDQHIEQPLVGPPVVNVLELNLALQNL, encoded by the coding sequence ATGTCCACAATGATACGCCCGGCCCTGACCCTGTTAGCGCTAATGACCCTGATCACCGGCGTCGCCTATCCACTCGCGGTCACCGGCATCGCCCAGGTCGCCTTTCCCGACCAAGCCAACGGCAGCCTGATCCACGACGCCGACGGCAAAGTCCGCGGCTCGTCGCTGATTGCCCAGGATTTCAGCGGTGACAACTGGTTCCACCCACGGCCATCCGCCGGGGCTTTTGCCACGGTCGCCAGCGGCGCCAGCAACCTCGCGCCAAGCAATCCGGCCCTGGCGACCCGCGTGATCGAAGACGCGCAAAAACAACAGGTCGCTGGGCAGGGGCCGGTGCCATTGGCCTTGCTGACCACCTCCGCCAGCGGCCTCGATCCGCACTTGCCACCGGCGGCAATTGCCTATCAACTGGCGCGTGTCGCGGCGGCGCGCAACCTGCCGGTATCGACTTTGCAGCAATTGCTCGACCAGCACATCGAACAACCGCTGGTGGGGCCGCCGGTGGTGAATGTGCTGGAGCTGAACCTGGCACTGCAAAACCTGTAA
- the kdpF gene encoding K(+)-transporting ATPase subunit F: MSVLDGVSLLLAVGLFIYLLVALLRADRN, encoded by the coding sequence ATGAGCGTTCTGGACGGGGTGTCACTGCTGTTGGCAGTGGGGCTGTTCATTTATCTGTTGGTTGCGCTATTGCGCGCGGACCGGAACTAG
- the eat gene encoding ethanolamine permease, translating to MNTQLKPTLGTLHLWGIAVGLVISGEYFGWSYGWGVAGTLGFLVTSFMVATMYTCFIFSFTELTTAIPHAGGPFAYSRRAFGEKGGLIAGLATLIEFVFAPPAIALAIGAYLNVQFPALDPKHAAVGAYIVFMGLNILGVKLAATFELIVCVLAVAELLVFMGVVAPAFSFSNFALNGWAGSDVFGAPAIAGMFAAIPFAIWFFLAIEGAAMAAEEAKDPKRTIPKAYISGILTLVLLAMGVMFFAGGVGDWRTLANINDPLPQAMKTVVGDNSGWLHMLVWIGLFGLVASFHGIILGYSRQFFALARAGYLPASLAKLSRFQTPHRAIIAGGLIGIAAIYSDGLINLGGMTLTAAMITMAVFGAIVMYIMSMLSLFKLRKSEPNLERTFRAPCYPLVPMIALILAVVCLVAMAWFNTLIGLIFLGFMAVGFCYFMLTGQLRADAPADAMLTGL from the coding sequence ATGAACACACAACTCAAACCCACGCTGGGCACGTTGCACCTGTGGGGCATTGCCGTGGGGCTGGTGATTTCCGGGGAATATTTTGGCTGGAGTTACGGCTGGGGCGTGGCCGGTACGCTGGGATTTCTGGTGACTTCATTCATGGTCGCGACCATGTACACCTGCTTTATCTTCAGCTTTACCGAACTGACCACCGCGATTCCCCACGCCGGCGGGCCGTTTGCCTACAGCCGCCGCGCGTTTGGCGAAAAAGGCGGATTGATCGCCGGACTGGCCACACTGATCGAATTCGTCTTCGCCCCGCCAGCGATTGCTCTGGCGATAGGCGCTTACTTGAATGTGCAATTTCCGGCACTGGACCCGAAACACGCGGCGGTCGGCGCGTACATCGTGTTCATGGGCCTGAACATTCTCGGAGTGAAACTGGCCGCGACGTTCGAGCTGATCGTCTGCGTGCTGGCGGTGGCTGAGTTGCTGGTGTTCATGGGCGTGGTCGCGCCGGCGTTCAGCTTCAGCAACTTTGCACTGAATGGCTGGGCCGGTTCTGACGTCTTCGGCGCACCGGCGATTGCCGGGATGTTCGCGGCGATTCCCTTCGCGATCTGGTTCTTCCTCGCCATCGAAGGCGCCGCCATGGCCGCCGAAGAAGCCAAGGACCCGAAACGTACGATCCCGAAAGCCTACATCAGCGGCATCCTGACCCTGGTGCTGCTGGCCATGGGCGTGATGTTCTTCGCGGGCGGTGTAGGCGACTGGCGCACCTTGGCCAACATCAACGATCCGTTACCACAAGCGATGAAAACCGTGGTCGGCGACAACTCCGGTTGGCTGCACATGCTCGTCTGGATCGGTCTGTTCGGCCTGGTCGCCAGTTTTCACGGCATCATCCTCGGCTACTCACGACAATTCTTCGCCCTCGCCCGCGCCGGTTACCTGCCTGCCTCACTGGCAAAACTGTCGCGCTTTCAGACCCCACACCGGGCAATCATCGCTGGCGGCCTCATCGGCATCGCGGCGATCTACAGCGACGGCCTGATCAACCTCGGCGGCATGACACTCACCGCAGCGATGATCACCATGGCCGTGTTCGGCGCGATCGTGATGTACATCATGAGCATGCTCAGCCTGTTCAAACTGCGTAAATCGGAACCGAATCTGGAACGTACTTTCCGCGCGCCGTGCTATCCGCTGGTGCCGATGATTGCGCTGATACTGGCGGTGGTTTGCCTGGTAGCGATGGCGTGGTTCAACACACTGATCGGGCTGATTTTCCTCGGTTTCATGGCGGTGGGGTTCTGCTACTTCATGCTGACCGGGCAACTGCGCGCCGATGCGCCGGCGGATGCGATGTTGACCGGTTTGTGA